Proteins from a single region of Corylus avellana chromosome ca11, CavTom2PMs-1.0:
- the LOC132166642 gene encoding actin-related protein 6 yields MWNPVVVLDNGGGLIKAGLGGERDPSAVLPNCLLRPVSSKKWLVPPSTTTSSSHDDSFDFTSAAVRRPLDRGYLINPDLQRDIWAHLFSSLLHITPSQSSLLLTEPLFALPSIQRATDELVFEDFNFKALYVADSPALAHLYEASRRPHVGSRAAQCSLVVDCGFSFTHAAPVFQNFTLNYAVKRIDLGGKALTNYLKELVSYRSVNVMDETFLMDDVKEKLCAVSLDVARDLHMARTSGKNNLLRCTYVLPDGVTHTKGYVKDPDQARRYLSVADVDGDPPAELGSKEGMDHFEITEKHEDRKRVDLTKNEFELTNERFLVPDMLFRPLDLGMNQAGLAECIVRAVNSCHPHLHPVLYESIILTGGSTLFPRFADRLEKELRPLVPDDYQVKITTQEDPILGVWRGGSLLVSSPDFEAMCVTKSDYEELGSARCRRRFFH; encoded by the exons ATGTGGAATCCTGTGGTGGTCCTTGACAACGGAGGCGGCCTCATCAAGGCCGGACTAGGCGGCGAGCGCGACCCCTCCGCCGTCCTCCCCAACTGCCTCCTCCGCCCCGTCTCCTCCAAGAAATGGCTCGTCCCCCCCTCCACCACCACTTCCTCCTCCCACGACGATTCCTTCGACTTCACCTCCGCCGCCGTCCGCCGCCCGCTCGACCGCGGCTACCTCATCAACCCGGACCTCCAGCGAGACATCTGGGCTCACCTCTTCTCCTCCCTCCTCCACATCACCCCCTCCCAGTCCTCCCTGTTACTCACCGAGCCCCTCTTCGCCCTCCCCTCCATCCAACGCGCCACCGATGAGCTCGTCTTCGAGGACTTCAACTTCAAAGCCCTCTACGTCGCCGACTCCCCCGCCCTCGCCCATCTCTACGAGGCGAGCCGCCGCCCCCATGTCGGCTCCCGGGCGGCCCAATGCAGCCTGGTGGTCGACTGCGGCTTCTCCTTCACCCACGCCGCCCCGGTGTTCCAGAACTTCACGCTCAACTATGCCGTCAAGCGCATCGACCTCGGCGGCAAAGCTCTCACCAACTACCTCAAGGAGCTCGTCTCCTATCGCTCCGTCAACGTCATGGACGAGACCTTCCTGATGGACGACGTCAAAGAGAAGCTCTGCGCCGTCTCCCTCGACGTTGCGCGTGACCTCCATATGGCCAG GACGTCTGGGAAGAACAACTTGTTGAGGTGCACGTATGTGCTTCCAGATGGTGTTACGCACACCAAGGGCTATGTTAAGGATCCCGACCAAGCACGGAGATACTTGTCTGTGGCAGACGTTGACGGTGACCCACCTGCAGAATTGGGATCTAAGGAGGGCATGGATCACTTTGAGATTACAGAGAAGCATGAAGATCGAAAGAGAgttgatttaacaaaaaat GAATTTGAATTGACAAATGAGCGCTTTCTTGTCCCGGATATGCTCTTCCGTCCTTTGGATCTGG GAATGAACCAAGCCGGACTAGCGGAGTGTATTGTTCGGGCTGTCAATTCTTGCCATCCTCATCTTCACCCTGTACTTTATGAAAG CATTATTTTAACCGGTGGAAGCACATTATTTCCTCGATTTGCTGATAGACT AGAGAAGGAGCTCCGGCCTCTTGTCCCTGATGACTATCAAGTGAAGATAACAACTCAAGAAGA TCCCATACTAGGTGTCTGGCGAGGGGGATCGCTTTTGGTATCTAGTCCTGATTTCGAAGCAATGTGTGTTACTAAATCCGACTACGAGGAGCTTGGATCTGCTCGATGTCGGAGGAGATTCTTCCATTGA